One Desulfocurvibacter africanus subsp. africanus DSM 2603 genomic region harbors:
- a CDS encoding homoserine dehydrogenase yields MNDVIRLGLAGFGTVGSGVAKVIAENGELIRRRTGKRLHIKTVLVRNLTKARAFDPGQETSFTSDPSRLWADPEIDIVVELMGGTTTAYDIIEASLNAGKHVVTANKALLAERGRPLFQLAGEKGLGLYYEASVAGGIPIVQTLKESLAANRIEKIVGILNGTANYVLSEMTTSNLEFETALEQAKLLGYAEADPTLDIEGIDAAHKLIMLIRLAYGAHYPFEQLPVTGISGVTSEDIRLVYEFGYRLKLIGQAREVDGKIEAGVFPALVKYTYLLARVGGNYNAVRVEANAAGPLMFSGQGAGGLPTGSAVLADILSLVKCCGKPDNTGFTEIALPDADILNPDLAVAEHYFRFTVADRPGVMAAIAGVMGELNISIAQAVQKGAPSGRGVPIVFLTHAARTCDVHEAVRRIDAQDFIEAPTVHYRIL; encoded by the coding sequence GTGAACGACGTCATCCGTCTGGGACTGGCCGGCTTCGGCACAGTCGGCTCGGGAGTGGCCAAGGTCATCGCCGAGAACGGCGAGCTAATCCGTCGCCGCACGGGCAAGCGCCTGCACATCAAGACCGTGCTAGTGCGCAACCTGACAAAGGCCCGCGCCTTCGACCCCGGACAAGAGACGTCGTTCACATCCGACCCCTCCCGGCTGTGGGCCGACCCGGAGATCGACATCGTGGTCGAGCTCATGGGCGGCACCACCACGGCTTACGACATCATCGAGGCATCCCTGAATGCCGGCAAACACGTAGTCACGGCAAACAAAGCGTTGTTGGCCGAGCGTGGCCGGCCGCTCTTCCAGCTGGCGGGCGAAAAGGGTCTCGGCCTCTACTACGAGGCGAGCGTGGCCGGTGGAATCCCCATCGTGCAGACGCTCAAGGAGTCGCTGGCCGCCAATCGCATCGAGAAGATCGTGGGCATCCTGAACGGCACGGCCAACTACGTGCTCTCGGAAATGACCACGAGCAATCTGGAGTTCGAGACAGCCTTGGAGCAGGCCAAGCTGCTGGGCTATGCCGAGGCCGACCCGACCCTGGATATCGAGGGCATCGACGCCGCGCACAAGCTCATCATGCTCATCCGCCTGGCCTACGGCGCGCACTACCCGTTCGAGCAGTTGCCGGTGACCGGCATCTCCGGGGTCACCAGCGAGGACATCCGCCTGGTTTACGAGTTCGGCTACCGCCTCAAGCTCATCGGCCAGGCGCGCGAGGTGGACGGCAAGATCGAAGCCGGGGTTTTTCCGGCCCTGGTCAAGTATACCTACCTGCTGGCCCGCGTGGGCGGCAACTACAATGCGGTGCGCGTGGAGGCCAACGCGGCAGGGCCCCTCATGTTCTCCGGCCAGGGCGCCGGAGGCCTGCCCACGGGCAGCGCGGTGCTGGCCGACATCCTGTCGCTGGTCAAGTGCTGCGGCAAACCGGACAATACCGGATTCACCGAAATAGCGCTGCCCGATGCCGACATCCTAAACCCGGACTTGGCCGTAGCCGAGCACTACTTCCGCTTCACCGTGGCCGACCGGCCTGGTGTCATGGCCGCCATCGCAGGAGTCATGGGCGAGCTGAACATTTCCATTGCCCAGGCCGTGCAGAAGGGAGCGCCCTCCGGTCGCGGCGTGCCGATCGTCTTCCTGACCCACGCCGCGCGCACCTGCGACGTGCACGAAGCCGTGCGCCGAATAGACGCCCAAGACTTCATCGAAGCCCCCACGGTGCATTACCGCATCCTGTAA
- a CDS encoding TIGR04211 family SH3 domain-containing protein, producing MRHNLRILILATALILATAAHAQSQGSYYVSDKFEITLRSGPTLQHKILRMVPTGSRLDVVQNDGEWALVKWNETEGYVQTRFITTELPKEIVIKTLQKRTEQLEQKTSQASDQSGKLGSENKELKAALEQTTSELSRIQQEYASLRSDAAGVLDLKKNYEETHTKLETMTSEAEQLKAMNKELRSDATLRWFMAGAGIVVFSWLVGFVLGRSGRKRKTMLYG from the coding sequence ATGCGCCACAATCTTCGTATTCTTATTCTAGCCACGGCCTTGATCTTGGCCACGGCCGCTCATGCCCAATCCCAGGGCTCCTACTATGTCTCGGACAAATTCGAGATAACCCTGCGCTCGGGCCCGACCCTGCAGCACAAGATCCTGCGCATGGTGCCCACGGGCTCCAGATTGGACGTCGTCCAGAACGACGGCGAATGGGCCTTGGTCAAGTGGAATGAAACCGAAGGCTACGTGCAGACGCGTTTCATTACCACGGAGCTGCCCAAGGAGATCGTCATCAAGACCCTCCAGAAGCGCACCGAACAGCTTGAGCAGAAGACGAGCCAAGCCTCGGACCAATCGGGCAAGCTGGGCAGCGAGAACAAGGAACTCAAGGCCGCTTTGGAGCAGACCACCAGCGAGCTGTCCCGTATTCAGCAGGAGTATGCCAGCCTCCGTTCCGACGCCGCCGGCGTGCTGGACCTGAAAAAGAACTACGAAGAGACGCACACCAAGCTGGAGACCATGACTTCCGAAGCCGAGCAGCTCAAAGCCATGAACAAGGAACTGCGTTCCGACGCCACCCTGCGCTGGTTCATGGCGGGTGCCGGCATTGTGGTCTTCTCATGGCTCGTGGGCTTCGTTCTCGGTCGCAGCGGCCGCAAGCGTAAGACCATGCTTTACGGCTAA
- a CDS encoding DUF5996 family protein, with amino-acid sequence MPIASTSYVLPALPLKGWEPTYDTLHLWLQIVGKFRLGLHPKLNHWWHAPFYVTPRGLSTHPIPLGAGKLELEFNFLSHTLTIDAGAAGTMSVELHDGLSVAAFHASVFARLTELGIRDVPFLNKPFDVPAISTTPFDRDTDHASYSPEHVRLFLETLTAVDNVFLEYRARFIGKSTPPHYFWHHMDLAVTRFSGRVAPPRPGANIVEREAYSHEVISCGWWPGDKEVRAPAFYGYAAPAPKGLFDQPLKPDKAYWLPDKGMALLMHDDARAEPNPRQAVLDFLESVYMASATQAGWDVEGCTLANYSPTS; translated from the coding sequence ATGCCAATCGCATCCACGTCCTATGTCCTGCCGGCTCTACCTCTGAAAGGATGGGAACCGACCTACGATACGTTACATCTGTGGCTACAGATCGTTGGCAAATTTCGGCTTGGGCTGCACCCCAAACTCAATCACTGGTGGCACGCACCCTTCTACGTCACGCCTCGCGGGCTGAGCACTCACCCGATCCCGCTCGGTGCGGGCAAGCTGGAGCTGGAATTCAATTTTCTCAGCCACACCCTGACCATAGACGCAGGCGCAGCCGGCACCATGAGCGTGGAACTGCACGACGGCCTTTCCGTCGCCGCTTTTCACGCATCGGTATTCGCACGTCTGACCGAACTCGGCATAAGAGATGTGCCTTTCCTCAATAAACCCTTCGACGTACCTGCCATCAGCACCACGCCATTCGACCGCGATACGGACCATGCCTCATACTCGCCGGAACATGTGCGCCTTTTTCTGGAAACGCTCACGGCCGTGGATAATGTTTTTCTGGAATATCGTGCCCGCTTTATCGGCAAATCCACTCCCCCGCACTACTTCTGGCACCACATGGACCTGGCCGTGACCCGCTTCTCGGGCCGCGTGGCCCCGCCCCGCCCTGGAGCGAACATTGTTGAGCGGGAAGCCTACTCGCATGAAGTCATCAGCTGCGGCTGGTGGCCGGGCGACAAGGAGGTGCGCGCCCCGGCTTTCTATGGATACGCCGCGCCCGCGCCCAAGGGCCTGTTTGATCAGCCGCTCAAGCCGGACAAGGCATACTGGCTGCCGGACAAGGGCATGGCCCTGCTCATGCACGACGACGCACGAGCCGAGCCCAATCCACGGCAGGCCGTGCTCGATTTCCTGGAGAGCGTGTACATGGCCAGCGCGACGCAGGCGGGTTGGGATG